The Camarhynchus parvulus chromosome 22, STF_HiC, whole genome shotgun sequence genome includes the window TGCCATCCCAgtggtgacagtgccacccgCTGCCCTCTGTCCCCGCCGGGTTCAGGGCCTTGGACCCTGCTCGGTGTCACGCCCGTCCCCGATGTCACCAGGGCGGGGCAGTGCCACACCCGCCCCCCCCCCGGTCCCGGTGCCACCCCCGAGCCCGTGCCAGGTCCCCGCAGTGCCCCCAGGGTGCCAGCCCCCGATGCCATCGGTGCCACCCCCGCAGCATCCCCAGGGCGGCcacccctgggtgtccctgtaCCGCTGCTGATGGCcctggtggccttggggacaatACGGGGGGAGATAACGGGGGACACAGATAagggtggcactgccctggcaccttTGCCCACAGCGGCGTCACACGCCCATCCCCGCCGTGTCCCTGGcacccgcccggccccgcgcccagcccggccccaggggacaccaggggacaccaggggacaccaggggacagcagagcgGCTCCTTGGCACCTTTATTTGTCACCTACCACCGTGGTGaccccaggctggcacaggggctcaGAAGGTGACACCAGggtccccaggctggcacagggggtgCCCCCAGGCTCTCAGGGGGTGACCCAGGGGTGCCCgggtgcccccaggtgcccccaggggtgcccccaggtgcccccaggggTGCCAGGCTCACAGGGGGTGCCCCCTGCCCCCCGTTTGCTCCCTCGCCGGGCGAACCTGAAGCTCTGCAGGGGATTCCCGGAGCCGCGGGGCTGCGGAGACacgggggggacagggggggtttgggggtcaggggcgattttggggttcaggggattttgggaggggtttTAGGGGGGAATTGAGGGGGCATTTGGGGCAATTTGAGGGCTCAGGGCTTTGGGGGGACATTGGTGCCCCCCCCAGCAGAACCCGTGGGAGTGCAGAGGGGGAATttagggaggatttggggggaatttgggggatttcagggcagttttggggagggaagttgggggattttggggaggaatttggggggatttggggggggattttgggggagaatttggggaattttggggagggatttgggggggattttggggagggaatttgggggatttgggggggttggggaattttgggggggggttggggagggatttaaggggaattttggggagggatttggggggaggggaattttggggaggcaatttgggggatttgggggacggaatttggggaattttggggagggatttgggggattttgaggagggatttaaggggaattttggggagggatttgggggatttgaggggaattttgggagggattttggggggattttggggagggattcGGGTTCTCTCACCTTCTTCCCCCGGCGCCGGGCTCCGGCCCCTCGGGGACATTTCCtctttttggggttggggtcgGCGATGCTGCGGaggctggggggcactgggggggcacAAAGGGGCTCagtgcaccccaaaaccagccctaaaTCCCCATTACCCCATtgcccaccccaaaacccccctgagaccccaatttcccccattttttccctttttcttacacaaaatttcaattttcatcCCATTCTTTCccaatttctcccttttttgccccatttttgggtACCCAGGTACTCACTCAGCCCAGGTGTGGctgaccccattcccagttccccatttcccatcttttcccccaaaatttcagatttttttcccattttttcaccgttttttccccaaatttcaacattttccccattttcatcCCATTCTTTCccaatttctcccttttttgccccatttttggATACCCAGGTACTCACTCAGCCCAGGTGTGGctgaccccattcccagtttctcatttcccatttttccccaaaatttccatttttttcctccatttccccccaaatttccatttttccccattttcatcCCATTCTTTCccaatttctcccttttttgccccatttGGGTACCCAGGCACTCACTCAGCCCAGGTGTGGctgaccccattcccagtttcccatttcccatttttcccccaaaatttcagatttttttcccattttttccccgttttccccccaaatttcaatttttttcccattttcaccccattttttcccaatttccccttttttgccccatttttgggtACCCAGGTACTCACTCAGCCCAGGTGTGGctgaccccattcccagttccccatttcccatcttttccccaaaatttccattttttcccatttttcccccaaatttccattttctcccaaatttcccctttttgccccatttttgggtACCCAGGCACTCACTCAGCCCAGGTGTGGCTGacccattcccagttccccatttcccatcttttccccaaaatttaatttttttcccattttttcaccgttttttccccaaatttcaacattttccccattttcatcCCATTCTTTCccaatttctcccttttttgccccatttttggATACCCAGGTACTCACTCAGCCCAGGTGAGGctgaccccattcccagttccccatttcccatcttttcccccaaaatttcagacttttttcccattttttcaccgtttttcccccaaatttcaatattttccccccgttttttcccaatttcccccttttttgccccatttttgggtACCCAGGTACTCGGGCACGTGGCCCAGGTGGGGCTGCACGCTGGCCGGGTGCAGGGGCCGGTCGTGCCTCAGCGCCTGCAGGTCCCGGGGATTGTCCTCGAAATACACCTGCAATTCATTAATTACCCCTTCATTAATCACTAATCAATAATCAATCAGCCATCCATTAATTGCAGCAGGGAAATCCCTCCCCCAGAGGCGTTAAAATGGCAAAACATGGGGTTCAAATGGAGGGGTTGGGGAGGAAATCCCAaaaagatttggggtttttatcccaatttttggggttttgtcccATTGTAGAGGTTTTAACccaatttgggggttttaatcccaattttggggtttttatccccattttgggggtttttaatcccaattttggggtttcttcaatccaaattttggggttttatttaatcccaattttggggtttctccaatcccaattttggggttttatttaatcccaattttggggtttttttaatccaaattttgggggtttttaatcCAAACGTTGGGGGCTTTATTCccattttgtgtatttttaaatcctcgttttggggtttttgatcccaattttgggttttttaaatcccaattttgggggttttatcccaattttgtttttttttttaatccaattttgtggggtttttatccCAATGTTCGGGGGtttttttatccccattttgggtggttttaatcccattttttaaagcttccatctcaattttgggggttttatccCAAAGTTGGGGGATCTGAcgctgattttgggggtttaaatccccgattttggggttttgaccccgattttggggtttttagcccgattttggggttcctaTCCCAGCTTTGGGGTCTCACCTTGAGCCCAATTTTGGAGTTTTAGTTAGCTCCATTGGCGGTTCTTCGAGCcacatttggggttttaatCCAAGCGGTGGGGGTTTATGCCCGTTTTGTGTCCTTtggacatttggggacatcattggggacattggggacatcactggggacattaatgggacattggggacattggggacatcactggggacagcagggacaggcctgCTTGGTGACAGCGCACATGGCgtcctggggacattggggacatcattggggacattggggacatcattggggacattggggacatcaatggggacagcagggacagggctgcttgGTGACAGCGCGCATGGCgtcctggggacattggggacattggggacattaatggggacattggggacatcactggggacagcagggactggCCTGCTTGGTGACAGCGCGCATGGCGTCCTGGGGACAttaatggggacattggggacattaatgggacattggggacattaatggggacattggggacatcactggggacagcagggactggCCTGCCTGGTGACAGCGCGCATGGCgtcctggggacattggggacattaatggggacattggggacattaatggggcattggggacattggggacatcaatggggacagcagggacagggctgcttgGTGACAGCGCGCATGGCgtcctggggacattggggacatcactggggacattggggacattggggacattggggacatcactggggacagcagggacaggcctgCTTGGTGACAGCGCGCATGGCGTCCGCgggacagcactggggacattggggacattaatggggcattggggacagcagggactggCCTGCTTGGTGACAGTGCGCATGGCatcctggggacattggggacattaatgggacattggggacattaatggggacattggggacattaatggggacattggggacatcattggggacagcagggacaggcctgCTTGGTGACAGCACACATGGtgtcctggggacattggggacattaatggggcattggggacatcatggggacattggggacatcactggggacattaatgggacattggggacagcagggacaggcctgCTTGGTGACAGCGCGCATGGCgtcctggggacattggggacattaatggggacattgaggacagcattggggacagcagggacaggcctgCCTGGTGACAGCGCGCATGGCGTCCGCGGGACagcattggggacattggggacattaatggggcattggggacagcagggacaggcctgCTTGGTGACAGCGCGCATGGCGTCCGCGGGACagcattggggacattggggacattaatggggacattgaggacagcattggggacagcagggacaggcctgCTTGGTGACAGCACACATGGtgtcctggggacattggggacattaatggggcactggggacatcatggggacattggggacatcactggggacattaatgggacattggggacagcagggacaggcctgCTTGGTGACAGCGCGCATGGCGTCCTGGGGacagccttggggacactggggacattaATGgaacattggggacatcaccgggacattggggacagcatTGGGACAGtaaggacagcagggacaggcctgtccccctggtgtcccctcagtgtccccctggtgtcccctcagtgtcccctcggtgtccccgctgtcccctcggtgtcccctcaCCCTGCAGCGGTACCGCAGCGTCTCGATCTCCTCCATGCGGAACTCGTAGGGCTGCAGCATGGACTGCCCGTTCtctgtggggacacggggccACCTGggtgtcacctcagtgtccccaaacccacccagtgTCCTCAGCTttcccccccagtgtccccaagtgccacctgcTGCCAGCGTGTCCTCGATGCGCCGCAGCCCCTCGAGCTCGTCGGGCAGTGCCAGCGTCAGCGCcgtgccagggctgtccccacgggctgtcctggggacacagggacaccgtggggacaccgtgggacaccgtggggacacgGACAtgttggggacagggacacggggacagggacatggggacaccctggggacaggggacacactgggacacccagacatccctggggaccccccagaccccctggGGACCTCGTGGTGACTCTGCTGACACCATGGTGGCCCCgtggtggccctggtggcccCATGGTGGCCCCGGTGTCCCACCTGCGCATGCGGTGGATGTAGGACAATACCGAATTGGGGACACTGAAGTTGTGACCCTGGAACCCCCCTGGTGGCCCCgtggtggccctggtggcccGTGGTGGCCCCGGTGGCCCGGGTGTCCCACCTGCCCACGCGGTGGATGTAGGTCTCCACCGAGCTGGGGACATCGAAGTTGATGACGGCGGCGACGTTCTGGAAATCGATGCCACGGGAGACCCCGAACTCGGGGtcctggggacactgcgggggCTGTCCCTTCTTGTCACCCTTCTTGTCACCTTTCCTGAGGGCACATGGAGACAGTCAGGGATGTGGGAACACCGCAGggactgtcccctcctgtcacccTTCCTGAGGGGACACAGTGGGTTCAGGGACACGGCTCCcagtccccagtgccacccccagtccccatccccagtgccacccactgtccctgctgtccccagtgccatcctgccatccccagtgtccccaggctgacCTGGCCATGCCCCCCCTGCGTGGGCAGTACTGGGGGagctctggctgtccccagtgtccccagtgccaccccagttGTCCCCAGGCTGACCTGGCCatgccctggctgtcccctgtgtccccaatgtccccagtgtccccaatgtccccattgtccccaatcTGACCTGgccgtgtccccaatgtccccaatgtccccagtgtccccaggctgacctggccatgtccccaatgtccccattgtccccaatcTGACCTGGCCGTGTCCCCCCTGCGTGGGCGGTGCCAGGGGATTCTGGCCGtgcccaatgtccccagtgtcaccccaatgtccccaatgtccccggtgtccccaggctgacctggccgtgtccccagtgtccccaggctgacctggccgtgtccccaatgtccccattgtccccagtgtccccaggctgacCTGGCCgtgtcctcagtgtccccagtgtccccagtctGACCTggccatgtccccagtgtccccactgtccccagtctGACCTGGCCGTGTCCCCCCTGCACGGGCGGTGCCAGGGGATTCTGGCCGtgcccaatgtccccagtgtcaccccagtgtccccggtgtccccaggctgacctggccatgtccccaatgtccccggtgtccccagtcTGACCTGgccgtgtccccaatgtccccagtgtccccaggctgacctggccgtgtccccaatgtccccagtgtccccaatctGACCTGgccgtgtccccagtgtccccaatctGACCTGGCCGTGTCCCCTCTGCGCGGGCGGTGCCGGGGGGGCTCCGCCGGCCCCTCCTCGTCGGTGGCCACGATGTAATCGTAGAGCCCCCGGTTAAACTGGGCAATGACGTGgcacctgggggacagggacagggacatcagcagtgccaccaggacagggacatccccagtgccaccaggacAGGGACATCCCCAGTGTCACCGGGCACCTGGCACAGGAACGGGAATTGAGAGCACAAATGGGAATTCCAACAAACCCccccccataaatcccccaGGACTCACCGGGATCCCACAGGCAGCTGCGGGTTGAGGACAAAACCAGGAAATCCCATAAACCCCACCCCATAAACCCcaccccataaatcccccagGACTCACCGGGATCACACAGACAGCAGAGGGTTGAGGGCACAAATGGGAATTCTCACCCCATAAATCCCACCCCATTATCTCCCCTCAGAAACCACCAGGATCAGGTGAAAACGCAGGAATTTAGGACACAAATGGCAATTCCCATAAACCCcaccccataaatcccccagGACTCACCGGGATCACACCGGCAGCTGCGGGTTGAGGACAAAACCAGGAAATCCCATAAACCCCATCCCATAAATCCACCCCATAAGCTCCACAAACGCTCGGGACTCACCGGGAGCGGGCGGGCAGCTGTGGGTTGAGGGCACAGGCGGCGATCCCAAACTGCTCCAGGAAGAGTTTGACCCTAAAGGCGCGGGGCAGGCTGCCCACGAAGagcagcgcccggccccgcagcaGCCGCAGCTTCAGCAGCGCcgccagcagcaggaacttGTCCTCCTCCGTGGCACAGCGCAGCTggaactgctgcagctgggcactgccgGGCAAACGGGGCTCGGGGGGCAGGACGTGGACCTgggacagggatttggggttaaaatCCCAAATTGGGCACTGGGGTTAAAATCCCAATATTGGGCACTGGggaactgctgcagctgggcactgccgGGCAAACGGGGCTCGGGGGGCAGGACGTGGACCTgggacagggatttggggttaaaaatcccaaattggGCACTGGGGTTAAAATCCCAATATTGGGCAATGGGGTTAAAATCCCAAATTGGGCACTGGGGAactgccagggagctggggaatgTGGAATTGGATTTGGGGTTAAAATCCCAAATTGGGCACTGGGgttaaaatcccaaaatgggcACTGGggactgctgcagctgggcactgccgGGGAGCCGGGGCTCGGGGGACAGGACGTGGACCTggaattgggggatttggggttaaaatcccaaaatgggcACTGGGGTTAAAATCCCAATATTGGGCACTGGggaactgctgcagctgggcactgccgGGCAGCCGGGGCTCAGGGGGCAGAACATGCACCtggaattgggatttggggttaaaaCCCAATATTAGGGATTGggaactgctgcagctgggcactgcccggCAAACGGGGCTCAGGGGGCAGGACGTGGACCTGGAATTggatttggggttaaaaatcccaaactgggcAATGGGGTTAAAATCCCAATATTGGGCACTGGGgttaaaatcccaaaatgggcACTGGggaactgctgcagctgggcactgctggggagccggggctcggggggcaGGACGTGGACCTgggacagggatttggggttaaaatcccaaaatgggcACTGGGGAACTGCCAGGGAGCCGGGGCTCGGGGGCAGGACATGGACCtggaattgggatttggggttaaaatCCCAAATTGGGCACTGGGGGACTGCTGCAGGGGGAGAACATGCACCTGGAATTGGGGGATTTCTGGTTAAAATCTCGAAATCTGGTTAAAATTGGggagctggaattcccagcacctggaactgctgcagctgggaactGCCAGGGAgttggggctctgggggggaGAACCTGAACctaaaatttggggatttggggttaaaaacccaaaagtgAGGATAGGGAACTGCTGGAAATGGGAAGGGCCTGGGAGCCGGGGTTGGGGGGCAGAACCTGCACCTGGaacagggtttggggtcaggcATGGGAAATGGGGGACTTGTGTTTCGCTGTGGAACCCCCAAACCTCACCCCAGACCCCCCGAAATGTCCCAAAGCCGCCCCGGTTTCTCACGGGGTtgtgcagcaccagctcctgcagcgcCTCCAGCTCGGGGTTCAGGGTGGCCGACACCAGCAGGGCCTGGTAGATCTTGGGCATGTggctgggggggcacggggggtcaggggcaccccaaaaccgccccgggcaccccaaaaccacccagaacaccccaaaactgctcagaacaccccaaaactgctcagAACCCCCAGAACCCTTCAGTGCCCCAGAAAACCTtaaagaccccaaaatcccaatgtcccccaaaaccctcagTGCAGCCTGAAATCTCTCCGAGAACCCCAAAACTTTAAAGACCCCAAAGCcttcagtgtccccaatgtcccctcccctgtccctgtgtccttctCTGTGTCCCTTCCTTGTCCCTTCCATatcccctggtgtcccctgggtgtcccctccctgtcccaccatgtccttctctgtgtccccaccatgtccccgtgtccttCTCTGTGTCCCTTCCTTGTCCCTTCCGTatcccctggtgtcccccaggtgtccccccatgtcccccccatgtcccccggGTGTCCCCACCAGAGCAGGGCGCGGATGTCGTCCCCGAAGCCGAAGGACAGCAGCAGATCGGCCTCGTCCAGCacgagcagctccagccagggccgcagtgccaggctgtgcccggCCACGTGTGCCAGGACACGGCCGGGAGTGCCCACCACGATGTCCGGCTGCTCCATCAGCACcggcctggggacacccaggggacacgggggtcagggacaccggggggacacccAGAGAGGAGTCAGGGACATTGAAGGGACACCCAGAGACACCCAGGGAGAGGTCAGGGACATTGAGGACACAGGGACATCaaggggacaccgaggggacacccagggagAAGTCAGGTCAGGGACATTGaagggacattgaggggacacccagggaggacaccgaggggacacccagggaggggtcagggccaggctgtgcccggCCAGGTGTGCCAGGACACGTCCAGGTGTGCCCACCCCAGTgcaccagcctggggacagcagggtggggctggggacaccgggggggtcagggggtcACTGACCGCTGCTCAGCGAGGTCCGAGTGGCCGCAGAGCTCGGCCACGCGCAGCTGGCGGCCGCAGAAGGCGGCCAGGCGGCGCAGGGTGTGCCCGACCTGCCGTGCCAGCTCCGCCGAGGGCACCAGCACCAGCGCCCGCACGGCCTGGGGCACGGCTGGGGACGcctggggacacacgggggacagcggggtcaccggggggcacggggacatcagccctgccatccccagggcactgctggggacacacgggggacagcggggtcaGCCCCGGTGCCCCCATTGGGtaccccagtgcccccagtgcccccattGGGTAcccccagtatcccccagtgccccccagtgcccccattGGGtacccccagtgccccccagtgcccccggTACCTCCTTGACGCGCAGCAGTTTGTGCAGCACGGGCAGTCCGTACGCTCCCGTTTTCCCCGAGCCCGTCCTGGCCCGGGCCAGCAGATCCCGGCCCTCCATGGCCAGCGGGATGGCGCGGGCCTGGATGGCcgtgggcactgcccagcccagctccgcCACGGCCTGCGGGCACAGCGACGGTGccagcgcggggacagcgccgCGGGGACAGGCCCAGTGCCCGGGGTCCCCTCAGCGACAGCCTCTCCCCACGGGGACAGGCCCAGTGCCCAATGTCCCCTCAGGGACAGCCTCTCCCCACGGGGACAGGCCCAGTGCCCGATGTCCCCTCAGGGACAGCCTCTCCCCACGGGGACAGGCCCAGTGCCCAATGTCCCCTCAGGGACAGCCTCTCCCCACGGGGACAGTCCCAGTCCCGAGTGTCCCCTCAGGGACAGCCTCTCCCCACGGGGACAGTCCCAGTGCCCGGGGTCCCCTCAGGGACAGCCTCTCCCCACGGGGACAGGCCCAGTGCCCAATGTCCCCTCAGGGACAGCCTCTCCCCACGGGGACAGTCCCAGTGCCCAATGTCCCCTCAGGGACAGCCTCTCCCCATGGGGACAGGCCCAGTGCCCGGGGTCCCCTCAGCGACAGCCTCTCCCCACGGGGACAGGCCCCACtgcccccccaccccagggGGCTCCGGTGTCCCCCCAGGCGCCCCACCCCTGAAGggaccccaatgtccccgtgCCCTCAGAGGGTCCCCAAAGCGACCCCACAACCCCCGCGCCACCCCGGTGTCTCCCTCACCCCTCCCGGCACCCCAACCCCCTGCTCTCCCCGGCCGAGCTCCCTGCCGGTGCCGCGCtctcccctccccgccccgtTCCCGCTCACCCTCAGCAGCCGCCCGTCCAGCCCCATGTGCTCGAACCCCTTCGCCTCCATCTCTGCCGCCATCTTGGCCCCACAGCACACGCACTTCCGGCCGCGAGGCCCCGCCCAGCGACACTTCCGGTAGCGCCCCCTGGCGGCTGAGCGCGCCCCCTGGCGGTGGAGGACCCACAGCACCCCCGACACCCCGAAATCCcgggggcgattttggggtgaaaacgGCCGGGTTTGGGCAGCAGCTGAATGCTTGGAGCGCCACGACCCTCTCCCCGCCCCAAAAACTCACCGACAACTCTTGGTggaacaaaaaaacctctttatttCCCTCCCAAAAACCACCTCGGGGGGTGGCgcctctctgctccctccatggcaggcagggcaccccaaaatccgcaGGGAGCACCCCAGGGTGggtgggatgggtttggggtcctAGAAGGGAGTGAGGGTCCCTCCCCAGTACCCCAAGGTGGGTGGGATCCCCCATTACAGGGTTaggagtggattttggggatccctcTGGGATTGGGGtcggttttggggtgccccccgAGGTGAGGGTGGGTTCTGGGGCGCGCCGTGGGAcgggggtggattttggggtgtcttctggggttggggttggttttgggctGCCCCCATGTTggaatggattttggggtgccccccgaggaggttttggggggctaGACGAGCTTCTTGGCCTCAAAGAAGCTCTTGAGGTGCCGCATCTGCCAGAGGCcggtgaggatgaggatgacgGTCTGGGCGATGGACCACCAGAGCACGCGCTGGTTGGTGCTCTCGCTCGTCATGCGGAACCGCTCCTCCCGGTACTGAGGGCAAAAACCCCAgagattcaccccaaaaccccataaatccaccccaaaaacccaagattcaccccaaaaccccagagattcaccccaaaaccccagagattcaccccaaaaccccataaatccaccccaaaaccccaaagattcaccccaaaaccccataaatcctccccaaaaccccagagattcaccccaaaaccccataaatccaccccaaaaccccataaatccaccccaaaaccccaaagattcaccccaaaaccccagagattcaccccaaaaccccagagattcaccccaaaaccccataaatccaccccaaaaccccagagattcaccccaaaaccccataaatccaccccaaaaccccataaatccaccccaaaaccccagagatccaccccaaaaccccataaatccacccccaaaacGCCCGAGagatccaccccaaaaccccagagccctccccccaaatccacccgaAACCCCAAgattcacccccaaaaccccagagattcacccccaaaaccccagaattcacaccaaaaaccccataaatccacccccaaaaccccaaagattcaccccaaaaccccataaatcctccccaaaaccccagagattcaccccaaaaccccataaatccaccccaaaaccccataaatccaccccaaaaccccaagattcaccccaaaaccccataaatccacccccaaaaccccagagattcaccccaaaaccccagagattcaccccaaaaccccagagattcaccccaaaaccccataaatccaccccaaaaccccagagatccaccccaaaaccccataaatccaccccaaaaccccaga containing:
- the DDX56 gene encoding probable ATP-dependent RNA helicase DDX56, producing MAAEMEAKGFEHMGLDGRLLRAVAELGWAVPTAIQARAIPLAMEGRDLLARARTGSGKTGAYGLPVLHKLLRVKEASPAVPQAVRALVLVPSAELARQVGHTLRRLAAFCGRQLRVAELCGHSDLAEQRPVLMEQPDIVVGTPGRVLAHVAGHSLALRPWLELLVLDEADLLLSFGFGDDIRALLCHMPKIYQALLVSATLNPELEALQELVLHNPVHVLPPEPRLPGSAQLQQFQLRCATEEDKFLLLAALLKLRLLRGRALLFVGSLPRAFRVKLFLEQFGIAACALNPQLPARSRCHVIAQFNRGLYDYIVATDEEGPAEPPRHRPRRGDTARKGDKKGDKKGQPPQCPQDPEFGVSRGIDFQNVAAVINFDVPSSVETYIHRVGRTARGDSPGTALTLALPDELEGLRRIEDTLAAENGQSMLQPYEFRMEEIETLRYRCRDAMRTVTKQARRHARLINEGVINELQVYFEDNPRDLQALRHDRPLHPASVQPHLGHVPEYLVPPSLRSIADPNPKKRKCPRGAGARRRGKKPRGSGNPLQSFRFARRGSKRGAGGTPCEPGTPGGTWGHPWAPPESLGAPPVPAWGPWCHLLSPCASLGSPRW